From the genome of Nasonia vitripennis strain AsymCx chromosome 1, Nvit_psr_1.1, whole genome shotgun sequence, one region includes:
- the LOC103316998 gene encoding 40S ribosomal protein S13, translated as MGRMHAPGKGISQSALPYRRSVPTWLKLTPEDCKELIYKLAKKGHTPSQIGVVLRDSHGVAQVRFRTGNKILRIVKSMGLAPDLPEDLYYLIKKAVAIRKHLERNRKDKDSKFRLILVESRIHRLARYYKTKGSLPPNWKYESSTASALVA; from the exons ATGGGTCGTATGCACGCACCTGG TAAGGGTATATCCCAGTCAGCTCTTCCGTACAGAAGAAGCGTCCCTACGTGGCTGAAGCTCACGCCAGAGGACTGCAAGGAGCTTATCTACAAGCTAGCAAAGAAGGGTCACACTCCATCCCAAATTG GTGTTGTCCTTCGTGACTCTCATGGAGTTGCACAAGTACGTTTCCGCACtggaaacaaaattttgaggATTGTCAAATCCATGGGATTGGCCCCAGACCTTCCAGAGGATTTGTATTATCTCATCAAAAAAGCTGTTGCCATCCGCAAGCACTTGGAGCGCAACCGCAAGGACAAGGACAGCAAATTCCGTCTTATCTTGGTAGAGTCAAGGATCCACAGGCTAGCCCGGTACTACAAGACCAAGGGCTCCCTGCCACCAAACTGGAAGTACGAGAGCTCTACCGCCAGTGCTCTTGTGGCCTGA